In Escherichia ruysiae, a genomic segment contains:
- the rraA gene encoding ribonuclease E activity regulator RraA, which produces MKYDTSELCDIYQEDVNVVEPLFSNFGGRASFGGQIITVKCFEDNGLLYDLLEQNGRGRVLVVDGGGSVRRALVDAELARLAVQNEWEGLVIYGAVRQVDDLEELDIGIQAMAAIPVGAVGEGIGESDVRVNFGGVTFFSGDHLYADNTGIILSEDPLDIE; this is translated from the coding sequence ATGAAATACGATACTTCCGAGCTTTGTGACATCTATCAAGAAGATGTCAACGTCGTGGAACCGCTGTTCTCCAACTTTGGTGGACGGGCGTCGTTTGGCGGACAAATCATCACGGTAAAATGTTTCGAGGACAACGGGTTGCTGTATGATCTGCTCGAACAGAATGGTCGTGGTCGTGTTCTTGTCGTCGATGGCGGTGGTTCTGTTCGTCGCGCACTGGTCGATGCTGAACTGGCGCGTCTGGCAGTACAAAATGAATGGGAAGGCCTGGTCATTTACGGCGCGGTGCGTCAGGTAGATGACCTGGAAGAGCTGGATATTGGCATCCAGGCGATGGCCGCAATTCCGGTCGGTGCTGTTGGCGAAGGCATTGGCGAAAGCGATGTCCGCGTCAACTTTGGCGGCGTCACCTTCTTCTCCGGCGACCATCTCTATGCCGACAATACCGGGATTATTCTTTCTGAAGATCCGCTGGATATCGAGTGA
- the zapB gene encoding septal ring assembly protein ZapB, giving the protein MTMSLEVFEKLEAKVQQAIDTITLLQMEIEELKEKNNSLSQEVQNAQHQREELERENNHLKEQQNGWQERLQALLGRMEEV; this is encoded by the coding sequence ATGACAATGTCATTAGAAGTGTTTGAGAAACTGGAAGCAAAAGTACAGCAGGCGATTGATACCATCACTTTGTTGCAGATGGAAATCGAAGAGCTGAAAGAAAAGAACAACTCACTGTCGCAGGAAGTTCAAAATGCCCAGCATCAGCGCGAAGAGCTGGAGCGTGAGAACAACCATCTGAAAGAACAGCAGAACGGCTGGCAGGAACGTCTGCAGGCCCTGCTGGGTCGCATGGAAGAGGTCTGA
- the glpF gene encoding glycerol uptake facilitator protein GlpF gives MSQTSTLKGQCIAEFLGTGLLIFFGVGCVAALKVAGASFGQWEISVIWGLGVAMAIYLTAGVSGAHLNPAVTIALWLFACFDKRKVIPFIISQVAGAFCAAALVYGLYYNLFLDFEQTHHIVRGSVESVDLAGTFSTYPNPHINFVQAFAVEMVITAILMGLILALTDDGNGVPRGPLAPLLIGLLIAVIGASMGPLTGFAMNPARDFGPKVFAWLAGWGKVAFTGGRDIPYFLVPLFGPIVGAIVGAFAYRKLIGRHLPCDICVVEEKEITTPSEQKASL, from the coding sequence ATGAGTCAAACATCAACCTTGAAAGGCCAGTGCATTGCCGAATTCCTAGGGACCGGGTTGTTGATTTTTTTCGGTGTGGGTTGCGTTGCAGCACTTAAAGTCGCTGGTGCGTCTTTTGGTCAGTGGGAAATCAGTGTCATTTGGGGACTAGGGGTGGCAATGGCCATCTACCTGACCGCAGGGGTTTCCGGCGCGCATCTTAATCCCGCTGTCACTATTGCGTTGTGGCTGTTTGCCTGTTTCGACAAGCGAAAAGTTATTCCTTTTATCATTTCACAAGTTGCCGGTGCTTTCTGCGCTGCGGCATTAGTTTACGGGCTTTACTACAATTTATTCCTCGACTTCGAACAGACCCATCATATTGTTCGCGGCAGCGTCGAAAGTGTTGATCTGGCGGGCACATTCTCTACTTACCCTAACCCTCATATCAATTTTGTGCAGGCTTTCGCAGTTGAAATGGTGATTACCGCTATTCTGATGGGGCTGATCCTGGCGCTCACGGACGATGGTAACGGTGTACCGCGTGGGCCATTGGCACCGTTGTTGATTGGTCTACTGATTGCGGTCATCGGCGCATCTATGGGTCCATTGACGGGCTTTGCCATGAACCCAGCACGTGACTTCGGTCCGAAAGTCTTTGCCTGGCTGGCGGGCTGGGGCAAGGTCGCCTTTACCGGCGGCAGAGACATTCCTTACTTCCTTGTGCCGCTTTTTGGCCCTATCGTTGGCGCGATTGTAGGTGCATTTGCCTACCGCAAACTGATTGGCCGCCATTTGCCTTGCGATATCTGTGTTGTGGAAGAAAAGGAGATCACAACTCCTTCAGAACAAAAAGCTTCACTGTAA
- the glpK gene encoding glycerol kinase GlpK → MTEKKYIVALDQGTTSSRAVVMDHDANIISVSQREFEQIYPKPGWVEHDPMEIWATQSSTLVEVLAKADISSDQIAAIGITNQRETTIVWEKETGKPIYNAIVWQCRRTAEICEHLKRDGMEEYIRNNTGLVIDPYFSGTKVKWILDHVEGSRERARRGELLFGTVDTWLIWKMTQGRVHVTDYTNASRTMLFNIHTLDWDDKMLDALDIPREMLPEVRRSSEVYGQTNIGGKGGTRIPIAGIAGDQQAALFGQLCVKEGMAKNTYGTGCFMLMNTGEKAVTSENGLLTTIACGPTGEVNYALEGAVFMAGASIQWLRDEMKLISDADDSEYFATKVQNTNGVYVVPAFTGLGAPYWDPYARGAIFGLTRGVNANHIIRATLESIAYQTRDVLEAMQADSGIRLHALRVDGGAVANNFLMQFQSDILGTRVERPEVREVTALGAAYLAGLAVGFWQNLDELQEKAVIEREFRPGIETTERNYRYAGWKKAVKRAMAWEEHEE, encoded by the coding sequence ATGACTGAAAAAAAATATATCGTTGCGCTCGACCAGGGCACCACCAGCTCCCGCGCAGTCGTGATGGATCACGATGCCAACATCATTAGCGTGTCACAGCGCGAATTTGAGCAAATCTACCCAAAACCAGGCTGGGTAGAACACGACCCAATGGAAATCTGGGCCACCCAAAGCTCTACGCTGGTAGAAGTGCTGGCGAAAGCCGATATCAGTTCCGATCAAATTGCAGCTATTGGGATTACTAACCAGCGAGAAACCACTATCGTCTGGGAAAAAGAAACCGGCAAGCCTATCTATAACGCCATTGTCTGGCAGTGCCGTCGTACCGCTGAGATCTGCGAGCATCTCAAGCGCGATGGCATGGAAGAGTACATTCGTAATAACACCGGTCTGGTCATTGACCCGTACTTCTCTGGCACCAAAGTGAAGTGGATCCTCGACCATGTGGAAGGCTCCCGCGAGCGTGCGCGTCGTGGTGAACTGCTGTTTGGTACGGTTGATACCTGGCTAATCTGGAAAATGACTCAAGGTCGCGTTCACGTGACCGATTACACCAACGCGTCTCGCACCATGTTGTTCAACATCCATACTCTGGACTGGGACGACAAAATGCTCGACGCACTGGATATCCCGCGCGAGATGCTGCCTGAAGTGCGTCGCTCTTCGGAAGTGTACGGTCAGACCAACATCGGCGGTAAAGGCGGCACGCGTATTCCGATCGCCGGGATCGCGGGTGATCAGCAGGCGGCGCTATTCGGTCAGTTGTGCGTTAAAGAAGGGATGGCGAAGAATACCTATGGTACAGGCTGCTTTATGCTGATGAATACCGGTGAGAAAGCGGTGACATCAGAAAATGGCCTGCTGACCACCATCGCCTGTGGCCCGACTGGCGAAGTGAATTATGCGCTGGAAGGCGCGGTATTTATGGCGGGCGCGTCCATTCAGTGGCTGCGCGATGAAATGAAACTGATTAGCGACGCCGACGATTCCGAATACTTTGCCACCAAAGTGCAAAATACCAACGGCGTATATGTCGTTCCGGCCTTTACCGGCCTGGGCGCGCCGTACTGGGATCCGTATGCGCGCGGGGCGATTTTCGGTCTGACTCGAGGGGTGAATGCTAACCACATCATCCGCGCGACGCTGGAGTCTATTGCTTATCAGACGCGTGACGTACTGGAAGCAATGCAGGCCGACTCCGGCATTCGTCTGCACGCACTGCGCGTGGATGGCGGCGCGGTGGCGAACAATTTCCTGATGCAGTTCCAGTCTGACATCCTCGGCACGCGCGTTGAGCGTCCGGAAGTGCGCGAAGTGACCGCATTGGGTGCAGCCTATCTTGCTGGTCTGGCGGTTGGCTTCTGGCAGAACCTTGACGAGCTGCAAGAGAAAGCGGTGATTGAACGCGAGTTCCGCCCTGGCATCGAAACCACCGAGCGTAATTACCGTTACGCAGGCTGGAAAAAAGCGGTTAAACGCGCGATGGCGTGGGAAGAACACGAGGAGTGA
- the glpX gene encoding class II fructose-bisphosphatase, with protein MRRELAIEFSRVTESAALAGYKWLGRGDKNTADGAAVNAMRIMLNQVNIDGTIVIGEGEIDEAPMLYIGEKVGTGRGDAVDIAVDPIEGTRMTAMGQANALAVLAVGDKGCFLNAPDMYMEKLIVGPGAKGVIDLNLPLADNLRNVAAALGKPLSELTVTILAKPRHDAVIAEMQQLGVRVFAIPDGDVAASILTCMPDSEVDVLYGIGGAPEGVVSAAVIRALDGDMNGRLLARHDVKGDNEENRRIGEQELARCKAMGIEAGKVLRLGDMARSDNVIFSATGITKGDLLEGISRKGNIATTETLLIRGKSRTIRRIQSIHYLDRKDPEMQVHIL; from the coding sequence ATGAGACGAGAACTTGCCATCGAATTTTCCCGCGTCACCGAATCTGCGGCGCTGGCTGGCTACAAATGGTTAGGACGCGGCGATAAAAACACCGCTGACGGCGCGGCGGTAAACGCCATGCGTATTATGCTCAACCAGGTCAACATTGACGGCACCATCGTCATTGGTGAAGGCGAAATCGACGAAGCACCGATGCTCTATATTGGTGAAAAAGTCGGTACTGGTCGCGGTGATGCGGTGGATATTGCTGTTGATCCGATTGAAGGCACGCGCATGACGGCGATGGGTCAGGCTAACGCGCTGGCGGTGCTGGCTGTGGGCGATAAGGGCTGCTTCCTCAATGCGCCGGATATGTATATGGAGAAGTTGATCGTCGGACCTGGTGCCAAAGGCGTCATCGACCTGAATCTGCCGCTGGCGGATAACCTGCGCAATGTTGCGGCGGCACTCGGTAAACCGTTAAGCGAACTGACGGTCACTATTCTGGCGAAACCGCGCCACGACGCGGTTATCGCAGAAATGCAGCAACTCGGCGTGCGCGTATTTGCCATTCCTGATGGCGATGTCGCAGCCTCGATTCTCACCTGTATGCCAGACAGCGAAGTTGACGTGCTGTACGGCATTGGCGGTGCGCCAGAAGGTGTGGTTTCTGCGGCGGTGATCCGCGCATTGGATGGCGACATGAATGGCCGTCTGCTGGCACGTCATGACGTCAAAGGCGACAACGAAGAGAATCGTCGCATTGGCGAGCAGGAGCTGGCGCGCTGCAAAGCAATGGGCATTGAAGCCGGTAAAGTACTGCGTCTGGGCGATATGGCGCGTAGCGATAACGTCATCTTCTCTGCCACCGGTATCACCAAAGGCGATCTGCTGGAAGGGATTAGCCGCAAAGGCAATATCGCGACAACCGAAACGCTGCTGATTCGTGGTAAGTCACGCACCATTCGCCGCATTCAGTCGATTCACTATCTGGATCGCAAAGACCCGGAAATGCAGGTGCATATTCTCTGA
- the fpr gene encoding ferredoxin--NADP(+) reductase, which yields MADWVTGKVTKVQNWTDALFSLTVHAPVLPFTAGQFTKLGLEIDGERVQRAYSYVNSPDNPDLEFYLVTVPDGKLSPRLAALKPGDEVQVVSEAAGFFVLDEVPDCETLWMLATGTAIGPYLSILQLGKDLDRFKNLVLVHAARYASDLSYLPLMQELEKRYEGKLRIQTVVSRETAAGSLTGRIPALIESGELESAVGLPMNKETSHVMLCGNPQMVRDTQQLLKETRQMTKHLRRRPGHMTAEHYW from the coding sequence ATGGCTGATTGGGTAACAGGCAAAGTCACTAAAGTGCAGAACTGGACCGACGCCCTGTTTAGTCTCACCGTTCACGCTCCGGTACTTCCATTTACCGCCGGACAATTCACCAAACTTGGCCTTGAAATTGACGGCGAACGCGTCCAGCGCGCCTACTCTTACGTTAATTCTCCCGACAATCCCGACCTGGAGTTTTATCTGGTCACCGTCCCTGATGGCAAATTAAGCCCGCGACTGGCGGCGCTAAAACCGGGTGACGAAGTGCAGGTGGTTAGCGAAGCGGCTGGCTTTTTTGTTCTGGATGAAGTACCAGATTGCGAAACGCTATGGATGCTGGCAACCGGTACAGCGATTGGCCCTTATTTATCGATTCTGCAATTAGGCAAAGATTTAGATCGCTTCAAAAATTTGGTACTGGTTCACGCCGCGCGTTATGCCTCCGACTTAAGCTATTTGCCACTGATGCAGGAACTGGAAAAACGCTACGAAGGCAAACTGCGCATTCAGACGGTGGTCAGTCGGGAAACGGCAGCGGGATCGCTCACCGGGCGGATACCGGCGTTAATTGAAAGTGGTGAACTGGAAAGCGCGGTTGGCCTGCCGATGAATAAAGAAACCAGCCATGTGATGCTGTGCGGCAATCCACAGATGGTGCGCGATACGCAACAGTTACTGAAAGAGACCCGGCAGATGACGAAACATTTACGTCGCCGACCGGGTCACATGACAGCGGAGCATTACTGGTAA
- the uspD gene encoding universal stress protein UspD, with translation MAYKHIGVAISGNEEDALLVNKALDLARHNDAHLTLIHIDDGLSELYPGIYFPATEDILQLLKDKSDNKLYKLTKNIQWPKTKLRIERGEMPETLLEIMQKEQCDLLVCGHHHSFINRLMPAYRGMINKLSADLLIVPFIDK, from the coding sequence ATGGCTTATAAACACATTGGCGTGGCAATTTCCGGGAATGAAGAAGATGCCCTACTGGTGAACAAAGCCCTGGATCTCGCCAGACATAATGACGCTCATCTGACGTTAATTCATATTGATGATGGCTTAAGTGAGTTGTATCCGGGTATCTACTTCCCCGCAACAGAAGATATTCTTCAACTATTGAAAGATAAGTCAGATAACAAACTGTATAAGCTGACGAAAAATATTCAGTGGCCGAAAACGAAACTGCGCATTGAGCGCGGAGAAATGCCGGAAACACTGCTGGAAATTATGCAAAAAGAGCAGTGTGACCTCCTTGTTTGTGGTCACCACCACTCGTTTATCAACCGTTTGATGCCGGCATATCGCGGGATGATCAATAAGTTGAGTGCGGATCTCTTGATCGTGCCATTTATCGACAAGTAA
- a CDS encoding DUF406 domain-containing protein: MKDVVDKCSTKGCAIDIGTVIDNDNCTSKLSRFFATREEAESFMTKLKELAATASSADEGASVAYKIKDLEGQVELDAAFTFSCQAEMIIFELSLRSLG; this comes from the coding sequence ATGAAAGATGTCGTAGATAAATGCAGTACTAAAGGATGTGCGATTGATATCGGTACGGTGATTGATAACGACAACTGTACAAGCAAACTTTCGCGCTTTTTTGCTACCCGCGAAGAAGCAGAGTCCTTTATGACCAAACTGAAAGAGCTTGCAGCCACTGCATCCTCTGCGGATGAAGGCGCCAGCGTGGCCTATAAGATTAAAGATCTGGAGGGGCAAGTCGAGCTTGATGCAGCTTTCACCTTCTCATGCCAGGCCGAGATGATTATTTTTGAGTTATCACTGCGTTCACTTGGTTAA
- a CDS encoding DUF805 domain-containing protein yields the protein MTIQQWLFSFKGRIGRRDFWIWIGLWIVGMLVLFSLAAKKLLDIQTAAFCLVCLLWPTAAVTVKRLHDRGRSGAWAFLMIVAWMLLAGNWAILPGVWQWAVGRFIPTLILVMMLIDLGAFVGTQGANKFGKDTLDVKYKSENKSSH from the coding sequence ATGACCATACAGCAATGGTTATTCTCATTTAAAGGGCGTATTGGACGCCGCGATTTCTGGATTTGGATTGGCCTCTGGATCGTTGGCATGTTGGTGCTTTTCTCACTGGCGGCTAAAAAATTACTCGATATCCAGACCGCCGCGTTTTGCCTTGTGTGCCTGTTATGGCCGACAGCGGCAGTGACGGTGAAACGACTGCACGATCGTGGGCGTTCTGGCGCATGGGCATTTCTGATGATTGTAGCGTGGATGCTTCTGGCGGGTAACTGGGCGATTTTACCGGGCGTGTGGCAATGGGCGGTGGGGCGGTTTATTCCGACGTTGATTCTGGTGATGATGCTTATCGATCTTGGCGCATTTGTCGGCACCCAGGGCGCAAATAAATTTGGTAAAGATACCCTGGACGTAAAGTATAAGTCTGAGAATAAATCAAGCCATTAA
- a CDS encoding YiiQ family protein, whose product MKSGCSVFFLLSTVLSVSATVHAQSPGTATTAPYLLAGAPTFDLSISQFREDFNSQNPNLPLNEFRAIDSSPDKANLTRAASKINENLYASTALERGTLKIKSIQITWLPIQGPEQKAAKAKAQEYMAAMIRTLTPLMTKTQSQKKLQSLLTAGKNKRYYTETEGALRYVVADNGEKGLTFAVEPIKLALSETLEGLNK is encoded by the coding sequence ATGAAGTCAGGGTGTTCAGTGTTTTTTCTCTTATCTACCGTGTTATCCGTTAGTGCAACGGTGCACGCACAATCGCCTGGCACGGCAACGACAGCGCCCTACCTGCTGGCTGGCGCCCCCACTTTCGATCTCTCCATCAGCCAGTTTCGAGAAGACTTTAACAGCCAGAACCCCAATCTGCCACTGAACGAATTTCGTGCCATCGACAGCAGCCCCGACAAAGCCAACCTGACTCGCGCCGCCAGTAAAATTAACGAGAACTTGTATGCTTCCACGGCGCTTGAGCGCGGCACCTTAAAAATCAAAAGCATTCAAATTACCTGGCTGCCAATCCAGGGGCCAGAGCAAAAAGCCGCTAAAGCGAAAGCCCAGGAATACATGGCAGCAATGATCCGCACACTCACCCCGCTGATGACCAAAACACAAAGTCAGAAAAAGCTGCAGTCACTCCTTACGGCGGGGAAAAACAAACGTTACTACACTGAGACAGAAGGCGCGTTGCGCTATGTTGTCGCGGACAACGGCGAAAAGGGGCTGACCTTCGCTGTTGAACCGATTAAGCTGGCGCTATCTGAAACGCTGGAAGGGTTGAATAAATGA
- the tpiA gene encoding triose-phosphate isomerase: MRHPLVMGNWKLNGSRHMVHELVSNLRKELAGVAGCAVAIAPPEMYIDMAKREAEGSHIMLGAQNVDLNLSGAFTGETSAAMLKDIGAQYIIIGHSERRTYHKESDELIAKKFAVLKEQGLTPVLCIGETEAENEAGKTEEVCARQIDAVLKTQGAAAFEGAVIAYEPVWAIGTGKSATPAQAQAVHKFIRDHIAKVDANIAEQVIIQYGGSVNASNAAELFAQPDIDGALVGGASLKADAFAVIVKAAEAAKQA, translated from the coding sequence ATGCGACATCCTTTAGTGATGGGTAACTGGAAACTGAACGGCAGCCGCCACATGGTTCACGAGCTGGTTTCTAACCTGCGTAAAGAGCTGGCAGGTGTTGCTGGCTGTGCGGTTGCAATCGCACCACCGGAAATGTACATCGATATGGCGAAGCGTGAAGCTGAAGGCAGCCACATCATGCTGGGTGCGCAGAACGTGGATCTGAACCTGTCCGGCGCATTCACCGGTGAAACCTCTGCTGCTATGCTGAAAGACATCGGCGCACAGTACATCATCATCGGTCACTCTGAACGTCGTACTTACCACAAAGAGTCTGACGAACTGATCGCGAAAAAATTCGCTGTGCTGAAAGAGCAGGGTCTGACTCCGGTTCTGTGCATCGGCGAAACTGAAGCTGAGAACGAAGCGGGCAAAACTGAAGAAGTTTGCGCACGTCAGATCGACGCAGTGCTGAAAACTCAGGGTGCGGCAGCATTCGAAGGCGCAGTTATCGCTTACGAACCAGTATGGGCAATCGGTACTGGCAAATCTGCAACTCCGGCGCAGGCGCAGGCTGTTCACAAATTCATCCGCGATCACATCGCTAAAGTTGACGCTAACATCGCTGAACAAGTGATCATCCAGTACGGCGGTTCTGTAAACGCGTCTAACGCTGCTGAACTATTCGCTCAGCCGGACATCGACGGCGCGCTGGTTGGCGGTGCTTCTCTGAAAGCTGACGCCTTCGCAGTGATCGTTAAAGCTGCAGAAGCGGCTAAACAGGCTTAA
- the cdh gene encoding CDP-diacylglycerol diphosphatase, with protein MKKTVILILVMIVIAVAAGIGYWKFTGDSDVLRKIVLEQCLPNQQQNQNPSPCVEVKPDAGYVVLKDINGPLQYLLMPTYRINGTESPLLTDPATPNFFWLAWQARDFMSKKYGQPVPDRAVSLAINSRTGRTQNHFHIHISCIRPDVREQLDNNLANISSRWLPLPGGLQGHEYLARRVTESELVQRSPFMMLAEEVPGAREHMGSYGLAMVRQSDNSFVLLATQRNLLTLNRASAEEIQDHQCEILR; from the coding sequence ATGAAAAAAACGGTTATTCTCATTTTGGTGATGATAGTTATCGCCGTTGCTGCGGGTATCGGCTACTGGAAATTTACCGGTGATTCGGATGTGTTACGTAAGATTGTCCTTGAGCAATGTTTGCCCAACCAGCAGCAAAACCAAAATCCTTCGCCATGTGTGGAAGTCAAACCCGATGCCGGATATGTGGTTTTAAAAGACATTAACGGACCACTGCAATATCTGTTGATGCCAACGTATCGTATTAACGGCACTGAAAGTCCTTTGCTGACCGATCCTGCAACGCCGAACTTCTTTTGGCTGGCCTGGCAGGCGCGTGATTTTATGAGTAAAAAATATGGTCAGCCGGTTCCCGATCGCGCGGTCTCGTTGGCGATTAACTCCCGAACGGGACGCACGCAAAACCATTTTCATATTCATATCTCTTGCATCCGTCCTGATGTGCGCGAACAACTGGATAATAACCTGGCGAACATCAGCAGCCGCTGGTTGCCGCTGCCGGGCGGATTACAAGGGCATGAATATCTGGCGCGCCGGGTAACGGAAAGCGAACTGGTGCAACGTAGTCCGTTTATGATGCTGGCGGAAGAAGTGCCAGGAGCGCGGGAACATATGGGAAGTTACGGGCTGGCGATGGTACGGCAGAGTGACAACTCGTTTGTATTACTGGCGACACAGCGTAATCTGCTGACGCTGAATCGTGCTTCAGCCGAGGAGATTCAGGATCATCAGTGTGAGATTTTGCGTTAA
- the sbp gene encoding sulfate/thiosulfate ABC transporter substrate-binding protein Sbp: MNKWGVGLTFLLAATSVMAKDIQLLNVSYDPTRELYEQYNKAFSAHWKQQTGDNVVIRQSHGGSGKQATSVINGIEADVVTLALAYDVDAIAERGRIDKEWIKRLPDNSAPYTSTIVFLVRKGNPKQIHDWNDLVKPGVSVITPNPKSSGGARWNYLAAWGYALHHNNNDQAKAQDFVQSLYKNVEVLDSGARGSTNTFVERGIGDVLIAWENEALLATNELGKDKFEIVTPSESILAEPTVSVVDKVVEKKGTKEVAEAYLKYLYSPEGQEIAAKNYYRPRDPDVAKKYENAFPKLKLFTIDEEFGGWTKAQKEHFSNGGTFDQISKR, encoded by the coding sequence ATGAACAAGTGGGGCGTAGGATTAACATTTTTGCTGGCAGCGACCAGCGTGATGGCAAAGGATATTCAGTTACTTAACGTTTCGTATGATCCAACGCGCGAGTTATACGAACAATACAACAAAGCCTTCAGTGCCCACTGGAAACAGCAAACCGGCGATAACGTGGTGATTCGTCAGTCGCACGGTGGTTCAGGGAAACAGGCAACATCGGTAATCAACGGGATAGAAGCTGACGTTGTTACGCTGGCGCTGGCTTACGACGTAGATGCGATTGCTGAACGTGGTCGAATTGATAAAGAGTGGATCAAACGTCTGCCGGATAACTCCGCGCCGTATACCTCCACCATTGTCTTCCTGGTTCGTAAGGGCAATCCGAAGCAAATCCATGACTGGAACGACCTGGTTAAACCGGGTGTTTCGGTGATCACGCCTAACCCGAAAAGCTCTGGCGGTGCACGCTGGAACTACCTGGCGGCGTGGGGATATGCCCTGCACCACAACAATAACGATCAGGCAAAGGCGCAGGATTTTGTGCAGTCATTGTATAAAAACGTGGAAGTGCTGGACTCCGGTGCGCGTGGTTCAACAAATACTTTCGTCGAGCGCGGGATTGGTGACGTGCTGATCGCCTGGGAAAACGAAGCACTGCTGGCAACGAATGAACTGGGGAAAGATAAGTTCGAAATCGTCACGCCGAGTGAGTCTATTCTCGCGGAGCCGACGGTATCGGTTGTCGATAAAGTGGTGGAGAAAAAAGGCACCAAAGAGGTGGCAGAAGCCTATCTGAAATATCTCTACTCGCCAGAAGGTCAGGAGATTGCAGCCAAAAACTATTACCGTCCGCGCGATCCTGACGTGGCGAAAAAGTATGAAAATGCTTTTCCGAAGCTGAAGTTATTCACCATTGATGAAGAGTTCGGCGGCTGGACGAAAGCGCAAAAAGAGCATTTCTCTAACGGCGGTACGTTTGACCAAATCAGCAAACGTTAA
- the pfkA gene encoding 6-phosphofructokinase — translation MIKKIGVLTSGGDAPGMNAAIRGVVRSALTEGLEVMGIYDGYLGLYEDRMVQLDRYSVSDMINRGGTFLGSARFPEFRDENIRAVAIENLKKRGIDALVVIGGDGSYMGAMRLTEMGFPCIGLPGTIDNDIKGTDYTIGFFTALSTVVEAIDRLRDTSSSHQRISVVEVMGRYCGDLTLAAAIAGGCEFVVVPEVEFSRDDLVNEIKAGIAKGKKHAIVAITEHMCDVDELAHFIEKETGRETRATVLGHIQRGGSPVPYDRILASRMGAYAIELLLAGYGGRCVGIQNEQLVHHDIIDAIENMKRPFKGDWLDCAKKLY, via the coding sequence ATGATTAAGAAAATCGGTGTGTTGACAAGCGGCGGTGATGCGCCAGGCATGAACGCCGCAATTCGCGGGGTTGTTCGTTCTGCGCTGACAGAAGGTCTGGAAGTAATGGGCATTTATGACGGCTATCTGGGTCTGTATGAAGACCGTATGGTACAGCTAGACCGTTACAGCGTGTCTGATATGATCAACCGTGGCGGTACGTTCCTCGGTTCTGCGCGCTTCCCGGAATTCCGCGACGAGAACATCCGCGCCGTGGCTATCGAAAACCTGAAAAAACGTGGTATCGATGCGCTGGTGGTTATCGGCGGTGACGGTTCCTACATGGGTGCAATGCGTCTGACCGAAATGGGCTTCCCGTGCATCGGCCTGCCGGGCACCATCGACAACGACATCAAAGGTACTGACTACACTATCGGTTTCTTCACTGCTCTGAGCACCGTTGTGGAAGCCATCGACCGTCTGCGTGACACCTCTTCTTCTCACCAGCGTATTTCTGTGGTGGAAGTGATGGGGCGTTACTGTGGCGATCTGACGCTGGCTGCGGCCATTGCCGGTGGTTGTGAATTTGTGGTGGTTCCGGAAGTTGAATTCAGCCGCGATGACCTGGTTAATGAAATCAAAGCGGGTATCGCGAAAGGTAAAAAACACGCAATTGTGGCGATTACCGAACATATGTGTGATGTTGACGAACTGGCGCATTTCATCGAGAAAGAAACCGGTCGTGAAACCCGCGCAACTGTGCTGGGTCACATCCAGCGTGGTGGTTCTCCGGTGCCTTACGACCGTATTCTGGCTTCCCGTATGGGCGCTTACGCTATTGAACTGCTACTGGCTGGTTACGGCGGTCGCTGCGTAGGTATTCAGAACGAACAACTGGTTCACCATGACATCATCGACGCTATCGAAAACATGAAGCGTCCGTTCAAAGGTGACTGGCTGGACTGCGCGAAAAAACTGTATTAA